One window of the Misgurnus anguillicaudatus chromosome 8, ASM2758022v2, whole genome shotgun sequence genome contains the following:
- the stk24b gene encoding serine/threonine-protein kinase 24 — protein MAHSPVQGSLPGMQNLKADPEELFTKLERIGKGSFGEVFKGIDNRTQKVVAIKIIDLEEAEDEIEDIQQEITVLSQCDSPFVTKYYGSYLKDTKLWIIMEYLGGGSALDLLEPGALDETQIATILREILKGLEYLHSEKKIHRDIKAANVLLSEQGEVKLADFGVAGQLTDTQIKRNTFVGTPFWMAPEVIKQSAYDSKADIWSLGITAIELAKGEPPHSDLHPMKVLFLIPKNNPPTLEGNYCKPLKEFIEACLNKEPSFRPTAKELLKHKLIVRYAKKTSYLTELIDKYKRWKSEQSRAESSSDESDSEPDGQASGGNDFGSDDWIFTIREKDPKKLQNGASLTEEEEPTKRPLSQSLSTVINPVLTELKEGAGETAVKPEVLEQLGEAIFLAEESYPGIVDVMVTQLIQRLQRFSRARTSSSSHQ, from the exons AATTTAAAAGCAGATCCTGAGGAGTTGTTCACCAAGCTGGAGAGAATCGGCAAGGGATCGTTCGGCGAGGTGTTCAAGGGCATCGACAATCGCACACAGAAAGTGGTGGCCATCAAGATTATAGATCTGGAAGAGGCTGAAGACGAAATCGAAGACATTCAGCAGGAAATCACAGTATTGAGCCAGTGTGACAGTCCTTTTGTTACAAAGTATTATGGCTCTTATCTAAAG GACACAAAGTTATGGATCATCATGGAGTATTTAGGTGGTGGATCTGCTCTGGATTTG CTGGAGCCTGGTGCTCTGGACGAAACGCAGATTGCCACCATTCTGAGAGAGATCTTAAAAGGTCTGGAGTATCTCCACTCGGAGAAGAAGATTCACAGAGACATTAAAG cTGCAAATGTATTGTTATCGGAGCAAGGGGAGGTGAAGCTGGCAGATTTCGGAGTGGCTGGTCAGCTTACGGACACGCAGATCAAACGAAACACATTCGTGGGCACACCCTTCTGGATGGCACCAGAGGTCATCAAACAGTCCGCCTATGACTCAAAG GCTGATATTTGGTCGTTGGGCATCACAGCGATTGAGCTGGCTAAAGGAGAGCCACCCCATTCGGATCTGCACCCTATGAAGGTGCTGTTTCTTATTCCAAAGAACAACCCCCCTACACTAGAGGGCAACTACTGCAAACCTCTGAAAGAGTTTATCGAGGCCTGTTTAAACAAGGAGCCCAGTTTT AGGCCGACGGCCAAAGAGTTGTTGAAACACAAGCTCATCGTGCGTTACGCGAAAAAAACGTCTTATCTGACAGAGCTCATCGACAAGTACAAGCGCTGGAAGTCAGAACAGTCCCGAGCGGAGTCCAGCTCTGATGAGTCTGACTC AGAACCAGACGGTCAAGCATCTGGTGGGAATGACTTTGGCAGCGACGATTGGATCTTCACCATTAGAGAGAAAGACCCCAAAAAACTGCAAAATGGGGCCAGTCTTACAGAGGAGGAG GAGCCAACCAAGCGGCCCCTGTCCCAGAGTCTGTCTACTGTCATCAATCCAGTGTTAACCGAG CTGAAGGAAGGAGCAGGAGAGACGGCGGTAAAGCCTGAAGTTCTGGAGCAGCTCGGAGAGGCCATTTTCCTCGCCGAGGAGTCGTATCCAGGAATCGTAGACGTCATGGTCACCCAACTCATTCAGAGGCTACAACG GTTCTCTAGGGCAAGAACATCGTCCTCCTCACACCAGTGA